AAGAAATTGCTGTGATGTGAGGGAGAGCTTTAACTTCTTTGTGTAGAATGTACAAACCGTCAACATTGCTAGTTGCACCAATCATTTTCAACGTGTGCAAATCCTGTATCTCACAAGTCTTTTTAGTGAAACTCATTTTGTAATGTAAAGATGCAGTAAGTTTTGAAATGGAAATGAGTTTAAAACTAAATGTAGAAATGAACAATGCATTAATGAGAAAAAGATTGTCAGAAAATATAATGGTACTCATGATGTAGCTGGTAAGTGCTCCATTAGGTAATTTGGCAATAATTGGATCaacttttgaaataattttgaaaatcagCCAAAATGACACATGATCAGTAGCTCCAGTGTCGATAACCCATGACTTATATTTTTTAGTCGAAATATTTAGAGCCTTGATATGAGAATCAAAATGTAAAATATGTATCATTCTACCTTTATAAGGAGAATAATTAGCTTTGGCTGAGGTTTTGCTAACATTGTGAGAATGAGCCACATCTTGTCTGCTAAGCAAGGCCAAAAGAACTTTTTGTTGCTCTAGAGTGAATCCATTAATGGTCGGTTCACTTCTAACCAAATGTTGAGCACTGAGATCATCACTGTCATCTTAAGTATTGTCTGCTGCAGCCATACAATTAAGGACATGAGTCCTTTTCTCAAATCGAGGTTTGAAGTTTGGTGGATACCTATACTTCTTATAGTAATTATCCACAATGTGTCCTAATTTTTCACAGTGAATGCACTGGAATTTATTACGGCTTTGCcctttttgaaattgatttcgACCTCCTTTGATTTTTCGTTTGCTATCAGATTGAGAAAAGGCGGCCAAAATTTTAGCATCCAAGGCATTATAAAAGCTGAAGAGTTGTCTCTCTTGTTGGGTGATCATTGAAAGAATTTTGTTCACACTAGGCAAGTCATTCATGAGCATAACCTGCGACTTAATAATGAAATATTACTCTCCAATACCACACAAAAATTTTGTGACTCTGTTCTCTTTCCTGTGTTGCCTAACAATGCATAATCCACATTTACATTTTACACAATCACAACTAGGTATAGTTCTAAAAAtgatcaatttcttttcaaatatttttcaatttggcAAAATATGCAGTGACAGACATGTCCCCTTGCTTTATTACATGTACTTCTTCATTCAATTCAGCTACTCTAAACCGACCACCTTAATAATAATGATGCTTAAGGTCATTTCATAATTCATATCCAATATTATTCTAAAGAACACTCTGATAGATGTCTGGACTAACAGAGAGATTAATCCAAGCAACTACATATATGTTGCATCGTCGCCATGCTTTAAAATTGGGATCAGTTTGCCCAGGTTTCATAATAGTACCatcaacaaatttaattttattcttagaTATAAGAGTATTAACCATAGCCTTGCTCCATGTATTGTAATTTGAGCCGGTAAAAGTCACATTGGTAATAGGTATACCTAGATTTTCAAATAAAAGTATGCAATAGGGGCTTGAAATATCTTGATTCGGATTCGTCTTGTTGATTTGGCTCTGGATCTACACTACTTGAATGAAGAACGCCGCGAATTGCTACATATCCATCATAGGAGCACCTCCTGTAGATCTAGCAGCTGGATCTGTTTTTGCTTTCATCACTGTGAATTTGATAGAATTAGCCTTTCTCTCTTGATCTCGTTAATCGAAAACCCATTATCTCACTAATACGGGGAGGCAGTGAAATGACTTAACTCTCattagagaagaaaaaataaaatagatgaagaagatgagCTGAGATTTCAGAAATTTGTGAAAAGAAGGAATTGTTTAGATCAAACGAAAGAAAGGGAAAAGCAAATTTACGAAGGTAGAATCGCAAACAAATGCTTCAACTATGAAGCTGAACTCATCATCCTCCTTTAATCATTATAATAAATTGTGAGTGAGAGAGCAAGTTTCTCATCCTTCAATCGACATCTTTATGTCCCTTCATCCACACTCAGCGTATCATGTTAAAATTGCATATGAGTATGGAgaagaatataaaaatagaaaaaccaaaaaaaaattgaaaattaaacttGTATAATAATAAAACTCAATGAATACAATAGTACAGTTTGTTATATATACAAGCATTAGCCTTACTAGAATTGTATTGCTGCATTAATTACTTCATAGTTCAATAGAGACAACAAAAGTACAAAACCTATTACTAATAATTTTCTATATAcctaaaaataacaacctaCACTAATCAATTTTAACTAacagaataaataataatattaagtaacaaaattaaaacaaatacaGAGGAAGGGAACAAGGATAATTGTGATGGCATATACAGCATTGCACTCAACGAATGGAATATGCAAATTAAAAGTgttcaaagaaaaaagaactgAAGAGGAATAGCATCACAATAGTTAGCTCCACATGCCCCAAGATTCCAACACACACATTTACacataatttcaaaattaaaagtgaattagttaattgagaaaaaaaaaagtgtccATGTGGATGAAAGATTAAATGAGCAATAATACCAGGATGAATGAATGATGAAGGGTACTGAATAGTGATATCCGCGCGATGCGCGAAAATTTGAATTATACcttttacataatattttttattagattttataaatttgtataaataaatatatatttatgtaaaaaatttaattgaataattgtaataaataatataatggtgtattttttatttaatcattcATGAGTATATTTGAAATTGTCAAAGATTAAAATGTATTAagtagtaaatttaaaaaaattatttaatatagttttctacttaattttttttgtttttggtgtttTCCTTTTTGTTGCGTTGCTACTTGTTGATGAtgcttgttttatttttttttggcttTAATATTTGgactaaaatatttatatgataATATTAGAAGTTATTTAATATGTTAAGTATTTATTGTGTTATTATTTAATGCTAGATTGATTatatagatattattttttatggtagTATAAACGTTCTTATTGTTGCAATGGATAATATAGAGTAACAGATATTTTTATtgcataataaatataaaaatagtgacagatctttttattttgtaaaaaatttaaaagtattttaaatagaaaatagaaggattaaaaaataatttaattagataatatgtattaattaataattagtcactTAAATTGACGTagtataatagtaaaaatttagaaaattaacaaTGATTACGTTAAactctattttaatatattgctAATAGATAGATAAATTTACATTTTACCACTTTGTTCTTGAGTTGGTATTCATGAAAGTTAGGAGCTAAGTCATGAgtgatttattttaaaactttcATTCTTTATCACTGAGTTTGGTTATTgtcttaaaaaaatagagacatatacataacatttttaatatgtttagtGATAATAGTTATAATACACAAAACATGTCTATCTAATTCAAAAGTTAAATTTATCCTAAAATCAAAACAACCTCAACACCACCATTATCATCACCAACTTCTATTACCATTATTATCACTATTGATCTTTCAATcttatttcaaataaataaaattaacaactcCAATTTAAATATCacttaaataattcaaattaaaaaacaaaaacaaaaaattaaaaagaagacaGAAACAGATCTAAAATTAGAGAGGGTGAGGATTTGTTAACGCATCGGAGGTGAAAAAAATGGCAATGATAGATGACGAAAGGCGATGCAGAGGCAAACCACAGTGTTAGATGACCTTCTTCGTGCCTGCTGCGGTGTTCGGCAAAGAGATGATGATGCCAAAGAGGAGAGAATGAGAAACAGAGatccaaagaaagaaagagacgTCGATCTTGGGAAGGATAAACACAAAGTGCTTCGGAAGTGTAACTAGTTGATGGATTTGGAATGGTGGAGAATGAGTATGAAATATATTTGAAGAGAAGGAGTTGAGATGCAGTAACAATAGAGATTAGAGGaggaagagaggagaagagaaaaaagaacgTGAATATAAGTTGGGTAATTTTGATCTGTGTTTCAAACCAAATATCCATGTCTCTTCATTTTGGCTAGACACAAAATACATATTCTCTGTGAGTAGTTATGTGTAACCGTatctcttttgaatttgtgtctTATGAAACAAACAGTGCACATATGTTGTCGTGTGTATGTCATCCAAATGCAATGTATAAGACAGCATTGTTGTACCTTCAGTCCTATTGATTGAatactattaaaataatattattaaatactataatataatgataaaacTATTAGATAAAATACAAGTatgaatattattaatattttaataattaaaaaggacattcaattttctaattttaattttcatgaaTCATAACAACATGtaattttaacaatattattacaactaaaagatatttaaagaaaatataaattgttgTAAAAAAAGAAGTAATATATAGACGACAAACACACTATATAACTTATTATGAatataattacataaataagtacaaaattaatgaatacaaTCACACAATAATCTAATACATATgcttagtaaatttaaaaaataaaaataaaaactatgcTCGTCAACCAAATTTTAGTTGtgcaaaaaattagtaaaaatatagAGGGAGGAGGAGTAAGAGAAAGAGGTATGAGTTTatgtaaagagataaaaaaaatgtgtGAAGTGAATATTGATTTATATAGTAAATATAAGAATGAGGGAtgaatatgaaagaaaaagagaagaaattagattttaatcaaatttatacctattaaaaagaaataacattAACATTAAAAGCAATACGTAAcctacataaaaataaagagaatatgGAAAGTTAAGATTAAAAAGAATCCTATCATAAGAACATTATGATATAATACAAAGATAGAAGATAGAAGATAGAAATTTAGGAAGCTAAAAATGAATCTGGAACCACTTAAACTGATATGATATCATGTTAGAAACCTGAGAAGCTAAGAATAAATTTGAAAACTATCttgcatatatatttttttaagaaaaaagaataaaacatgctaagactacaaaaataaaaaaatatgtatttaaatGTACATACATTTATAGGGATgaatataaaaagagaaaagatgaaattagattttaatcaaatttatatctattaaaaaaaattagcattaacattaaaagtaatatataacctacataaaaataaaatataagagaatatgaaaagttaaggttaaaagaattttataataataaaaatcatatgATATAATACAAAGATagaagataaaagataaaaaattaagatgTTAAAAATGAATTTGTAGTCACTTAAGCTGACATAACATCATGTTAGAAATCTAAGAAACTAAGAATGAATCtgaaaattactttttataattttttaagaaaaaaaataaaacacaataagactacaaaaataaaagatatgtaTTTAAATGTAcaaacatttattattttttgttatttttaattatatttaaagtaGATTGATTATTCTAACTTTTCTGAAATCTTaaaagaatttgaatatttaattttagtttcttgtaacATATGATAATTTCAGTGGTatcttaagattttttttttcttgtaatgtGACCTAAAGATTAATGTAGGATATAGTAATTGTACATTAACTTTTTTAAGGtgtaatatttcaaaaatttaatgaaaactTAAGATGAAATTATTACATTGATTTACATTGAATTTTATTCCTTGTAACATTCCATAATTTTAATGGAAGATTTCAtgatgatttttataattttttttgtttttttattgtagttaaaaaaaataaaaatataagaatgaaTCTAGAACTACTAAATTCTATATAGCGTAATGATAAAAATTAAGAATGTCAAAAATGCAACTAGAGATTATTTTATATTCTGCTTTAATATATTACTAATAGATTGGTTAAACTGCTTtggatttaaattaaaaatggaGTAAAGTAGGGATTGGATCTAGCGagagaaattcacaaaaaaaaaaggagagataTATTTGCCTCACTCCTATCTTGTGTTATGCCATGTACATTTCACTTGCTCTTTGCATCCCacgtcaataaaaaataaattattgaaaagtttttaaatatattgGTATATTGATATTAAGTGAATTTTAATCATTgatcttatatatattatatatattttttataattaagatcactgattaaaaattactaaaatactaatatattaatacatttaaatttttttctaaactattatgtatttatttatatttaatatttaattcaaaattatttaatattattaggaATGTAGAATGATGAGGAAATGTTGAAAATGATGATTTTGACTATAAAGATGGTGAACTCTAGATTAATAGGAGAGAAGAAGGTGTGAAAAAGATGATAACAAGAATGATAAGGGTAGAATAagtattttgaattatttttaacggaattaactaaaatttaagatttacatacttttgttaaaaaaaaaattcatctgTTATTGatataacattaatttcatatttttataggTAGTTTCTAAACATTAGTAAGTAGAAATGGttagttttagaaaaaatataactatgATAAATGATTAGTTTCTTATCACTAAAATAATGATGTAAATATttgttcttttaaaattaaaattaaataaacatacctaattttttagaaaatcatgTTAGACCATCAACCCATATCATCATATATTCCAAATCTTGGAAATTAACCTATATATGTCTTGTAATATtcaattttgtaatttgtatgaCTAATCCTATGCAAGaataaaggaagaagagaaaacaaaaagggaagtaaagaaagctaagaaagcaTCAAAGCAAGAGAATCTATAATGTTAGAAGCTAACCACATTAATAATTAGCAACAGTATCTACTGTTGCAAACTCCTCATCTTTAGACATACCTGTGGAGAGTGGAGACTTGTATCATATTGTCCCAAAgatacatatttatttatttgatatgtACACACAAATCAGACAAAAGCTTAAAGCTTATTGTACAATGTTCCCAACACATGGAGGGTTTGGTGATGATTAGGGTAAAGTTGTACCTGTTCTTAATGTGATGCCAGTCATAATAGTACTACACTACTAGATATTTTTCTTCTGATGTACAATATGGAAAATTTAAAACGGACGTTACCCTAAGTTTTACAAAGGGAGACTAATAAATAATTACATTTTATGCATAAAAAAAtcgtattaaattaattatttgtataaaagacattttaaaatataggatatatattaaaaatgaataaaaataatatgtatttatatataaatacataataattaatttagtgatttgtatataaattttttttttatttttatattcatgtttaatatgatatataaaattagaattataataatttcaCTTGCCACTTTCATGGAatcgagaaaaaaaaaataaactaagaatCTTGTAGGAAGTCAATGGACTATttgtacaatatgtacaatgagctattgagttacaaaataaaGATCATTCATATTATCTAAAATAACCATCTTAGtactagggataataaacatcttaaattatgaaaccactcatcccaaaagatCTAAAGTTTTAATACCATATCAtaataccactcatcccaaaaatttCATCTGAGaaaaaatgtaacactaatagtTATATCTATAATACTCCTTAAACTTCTTGTacatattgtacaaatatttcattggctcaTTGTATTTTCTCTTAAACTAAATTGTTCTCAAATCCTAAATCATATCATATCATTTATCATATATCATATCCTATCctattatatataaaagaaaggaTTACATTATcatccaattaaaaatttatgactttgtaaaattgaaatcaaatttagaATTACAACTAACCGTCTAACCCACTTGCTCAACGTTTTTTCAGTTCAATTCTCAACCTACTCTATTACTCAGCTTATAAATTTTCACgttttcctctttcttctttcctctttccGTTTCCGTTTAcaccttttttctttctatttattattcttatcaAGTCATCATcgttatttatttctttttctttttctttttctttcttcctatCCGTAAACCTCTTGTTTGGGACAACAACTAATAAAACaccaaaaaccaaaataaaattacaaaaaaaaacacatattcttattcttcttcgttgttcttctttcttccaaTTCCCAATCCCCAACTCCTTGTGCCctattttttccttttccttctttttcaacaTTCTTGCGCCACCGCCTTTCGATCGTTCCTCTTCTCGCCCCCAACTTTCTTCCTTTTAGGGTTCGTTGGTTTGGTGTCTTTTTCTGTGTCCAATTATAAATGGACTCCGAGGAGGATATGCATGACGCCAATGACCTTGAATCCCTTGACGACGATTACTACAGTGGCGGCACCGAGGATGCTGCTTTGAATTACTACAGCGACTACGATGACGATGCCGATGATTACTTCGACGAAGCTGATGATTCCGAAAGGCTCGAGTCTCGCCGCCCTGaggtgtctttttttttttccccatTCCGTTCCCAATTTCAGTTTTCCGATTCTCGAATATTAGTATTAATTATATCGGGGAATGTTGTTTGATGgaataatttaaaacaaaagaaaaagggtttttcttttttatttccacGTGATCGAGATTCATAGCAGTGATCATTTATTGAAACTAGCTGAATTTTAGGTAGCTTGATTATTGTTTTGCGTGATTCGCAGTTATTACCTTTATTCatgaaaaatatagaaattgtAATGATGCTACAGTTTTCAGCTAAACCCTAATTTATGGTGACCCTCTGTTTTGTTTCAGCAAAATTTTACCATCTTGAAGGAATCAGATATCCAGCAAAGACAGGAGGAGGACATCACTAGGGTAGCTACAGTTCTTTCAATATCAAGAGTTGATGCCAGCATATTACTTCGCCATTACAATTGGTAAATtcagttgtttttttttttagttttatataaCCCTGAATTGATTGGCATTTTAACTTGGATTTATTCGCTTACGATCACAATCCATCACGGCATGTTGtgtgtttgaaaaaatttatattttgtttatgcTGCATTTCTTTGCTGCTTATTCTATCCTTATGTAAGGCGTGTGCTGGTGTTACAGGAGTGTCAGTAAAGTGCATGATGCATGGTTTGCTGATGAAGATCGAGTCCGCAAAGCAGTTGGCTTGTTGGATAAGCCAATCATTGAGCATGCTGATGCTAGAGAGGTGAGATATGGATTGTTTGGGTTTCACAATTGGTCAATAATTCTgattgtgttttattttcttctttcgcTCCAGTTTCATTTGTATTTCATTCTGACCCGTCTTCTTCTCTGGCCAGCTTACTTGCGGCATCTGTTTCGAAAATCATCCACGTGCTAAGATAGAGATGGCTTCTTGTGGTCATCCTTTCTGTCTCTCATGCTGGGAGGGTAAGTCTTGTGTGCTGTATCTTGTTATTTGAAATAATCTGGGTATTATGCTGAAAGCCTGCATTTTGGCTTTGGCTTAGTTTTCTAGATCCATTTTTTTTGTAGCTATAGCGTGGGTAAGTTGCTTTTGATGATCTGTTTCATGACTTTTTTATCTAACCATTTTACTTTAGTATTCCTTGGttaatttcttcttttctctctatCTTACACATCTGTTCTATTTGACATGCTAGGATATATCAGCACATCCATCAGTGATGGCCCTGGATGTTTGATGCTGAGATGTCCTGATCCCGCATGTGGTGCTGCTGTTGGGCAAGATATGATTAATCGAGTAGCATCTGATGAAGATAAACAGAAGTATTCTCGCTACCTTCTTAGGTCGTATATTGAAGACAATAAGAAGGTATGTGCTGGATACAGAATTTTGGGTTGTTCATGATAAaaggaaatatattttttttgttattacttGCAGTTGAAATCTACATGTCTATAGATTGGCTTTGTATCATTTCATTATGTTTCATAATTCTTTGCATTTtgaattaattgttagtgaCATTTAGAGCTTGTTTGAAAACCATTTAATATGAGAAAACGATTCTATTCCCTTTAAGAAAAGAATTCATTTTTATTAGAAACTCAATTCCATGGTTTGAAATGactttaatatattaatagaatGGAATTCAATTCTTTAGTTTGGAATAACacttatttgaattaaattttcttcttttacaattttatccttgacaaagttattttattaattgtaaATAGAGATATTTTTGACGTTTGACATATTAAGTTTGAGGGGTGTGAGAATTGATTTGGAAATCAGACCTCTCTTGGTCTAATTTATAAATGAGGAAAAAATGGGAATTGGAATTCTCAAAGGAATTCAAACCATTCATTtttaaaagcaagaaaaagaattcaACTCGAGTGAATTCTAGTTTCTAGCATTTCAAACAAGCTCAATGATGTGAATTCCTAAATTCTATACTTGATGGTCAAATAGTTATCATATTTCATGATAacctttatattttttctaaagctttttttattgtttatataCTTTTAAATGTCTGTGTAAAGTTGTAATAATCTTATTGTGTTGTCTTGCTTTGTTTTGCTAGTCCAAGTGGTGTCCTGCGCCAGGTTGTGAATATGCAGTTACTTTTGATGCGGGTAGCGGAAATTATGATGTCTCTTGCCTCTGTTCATATTGCTTTTGTTGGAATGTAAGTTGTTTGGATTGTTTCTTTTTGTCAAATGTCACAGTATTTCCTATCAAAATGTCTTTTGTTTTGAGGACTTGTGTGTATATGGCTCTCAACAGTGCACTGAGGAGGCTCATCGTCCAGTGGACTGTGGCACTGTCTCAAAGTGGATTTTGAAGAACAGTGCAGAATCTGAAAACATGAACTGGTATAGTTTCTCTCATTTGGATTTCACTTCGAATTTAAATTTCTGTAGGCGGTCAAGTTTGCTACGTATGCTGATTTGGTTGGCCTTTGGAAAAATCTACAGAGTGCTTGAGCTTACTGCTAATTTAATTATCACTTTCAGGATACTTGCCAACTCAAAGCCGTGCCCCAAATGCAAACGACCAATTGAGAAAAATCAAGGGTGCATGCACATGACATGCACACCACCatgtaaatttgaattttgctggtatgagttttcttttctttcttgttgcatgatttgtttcttctttttccatttGTCATTCTTTTATTAATCTGGATCATGCTTGTCTTTTGTAAAGATGAATAACATAAAGtatcttattttcaaataatttgagTTTATATGAACTTATAAGTTTAttacattttatatatataggctATGCCTTGGTGCATGGTCAGACCATGGTGAAAGAACCGGTGGTTTTTATGCTTGCAATCGATATGAAGCAGCTAAACAGGAAGGAGTGGTAAGGGACACGCAAATACTCAACATCTCTTTATTCAACTTTCAGGCTACAATTGGCCCACTATTAGTATATTACCCACCTctatttagaaaatatatttatgaacTAAATTTTGTTGCTTTTGAAGTATGATGATGctgaaagaagaagagagatggCAAAGAATTCATTGGAGAGATACACTCATTATTATGAGCGATGGGCCAGCAATCAATCTGTATGCACCACTCCATACTTAATTCTGTTCAGCATCATATATCTTAGAAATGATCTTGCTTTGTTTCTGAATTCTTCCATTGATAATTTAAAGTTGCAATTCTACCATTTTGTAGGCAACTAAGCATAATCCTATTGTTGCATAATGTTTCAGTCTAAATATTCATGCTTTTCTCATTTGCTTCATTTGttctttctatattttaaaCTGTGTTCTGCATTCAAGGCAGCATCTATCTAGAATCTTAAATATTCTTTATTTAGAATATGTTGATCTATCTTTTATTGATACACCATGTGCAAAATGCTGCAGTCAAGGCAAAAAGCTCTTGCAGATCTCCACCAGATGCAAACTGTTCATGTAAGTTATTTATACATACGTGCTCATTTACCATCTtgttttccttataaattttttattgtagtaTCTATGTAATGCTTGATGACTGAAAGAgcattttatataattttacatttttataagTATGTTAGCAACATCCTGGAAGATGTAATTGTTGTTTATTTTTCCTTGAAATACACCAgagaatttttttacttttcccttgatagtttttgcttttttatgtGGTTCTATAGTAATTATGTTCCTAGGGATCACTTAATTGTTGGCT
The genomic region above belongs to Arachis duranensis cultivar V14167 chromosome 3, aradu.V14167.gnm2.J7QH, whole genome shotgun sequence and contains:
- the LOC107476776 gene encoding probable E3 ubiquitin-protein ligase ARI7, with protein sequence MDSEEDMHDANDLESLDDDYYSGGTEDAALNYYSDYDDDADDYFDEADDSERLESRRPEQNFTILKESDIQQRQEEDITRVATVLSISRVDASILLRHYNWSVSKVHDAWFADEDRVRKAVGLLDKPIIEHADARELTCGICFENHPRAKIEMASCGHPFCLSCWEGYISTSISDGPGCLMLRCPDPACGAAVGQDMINRVASDEDKQKYSRYLLRSYIEDNKKSKWCPAPGCEYAVTFDAGSGNYDVSCLCSYCFCWNCTEEAHRPVDCGTVSKWILKNSAESENMNWILANSKPCPKCKRPIEKNQGCMHMTCTPPCKFEFCWLCLGAWSDHGERTGGFYACNRYEAAKQEGVYDDAERRREMAKNSLERYTHYYERWASNQSSRQKALADLHQMQTVHIERLSDIQCQPESQLKFITEAWLQIVECRRVLKWTYAYGFYLPEHEHAKKQFFEYLQGEAESGLERLHQCAEKELQPFLNADGPSKEFNDFRTKLAGLTSVTKNYFENLVRALENGLADVDTNGAASSKATTSKGASPSSKGKGGRGRGNFRISMSSRMTDDNSHWSCDQCTYANVRSTTVCQICNQPRR